Part of the Rhizobium lentis genome, CGTCGCCAATCTTCTCTATGGTGCCGGTGATCTCGTGGCCGGGGATGACCGGCGGGGGAATATCGCCGTAGTTCTGGAAAAATCCGTCGACCAGAAGAACGTCGGAGCGGCACATCCCGCATGCCGCGACCTTGACCAGAACTTCGTCCGCCTTGATATCGGGAACCGCTATCTCTTCCAGGACGAGCGGCTTGCGATACTGGAGTATGCGTGCGGCTCTCATGTTTTTCTCCTCTCCTCGATAAGCTTGGCTTCCTCGATGGCTGCCTCTGCCGCAGCACTCTCCTCAATTTCTTCCGGCACTCTTGGTAAGGACGTTAAGCTGGTATGGGCGTGTTGTCTCAGTTCGCCGGCGCAGCCGCGCTGGCGATAAAGTCTGCGACGTCCTGCGGATGCGAGAGCATCACGGCGTGGCTGGAGTCGATTTCAACGACCTTGGCGCCGGCACGCGCTGCCATAGAACGCTGCTGGCTGGGCGGGATCATGTGGTCGTTTTTTGTCACCATGAAGTAGGTGGGCTTGTCCTTCCAGGCCGGCGCCGTGACTTTGCCCTCTACGGCGGCGAGCCCCCATGGAACCTGAGACTCGGCCATGAACCGGGTCTTGGCGGGGTCGACGTCCGCTGCGAAAGCCGTCGGGAACTTGGCCGAGTCCACCAGGAGGAAACCGTCGCTTGGCGGAAGCAGCGGCGCCTTGTCTTCGCCCGGCGTCGGCACCGTGGCGATGTCGTGGACCGACTCACCTGCTTCAGGCGCAAATGCCGCCAGGTAAACCAGGCTCTTGACCTTGGGCAGGCTGCCGGCCTCGGAAATTACCGCCCCGCCATAGGAGTGACCAACCAGAACGACGGGTTTGCTGGCCCGGGCAATGACCTGCCTGGTGGCGTCGACGTCACCCTGCAGGGTAACGGTTGGATTCTGGACGGCCAGAACCTCGTAGCCGTCGGCGGAAAGGATGCCGTAGACGGCCTGCCAGCCCGAAGCATCGACGAATGCGCCGTGCACCAGCACGATGGACACGGGCTTGTCGGCCGCGTGGCCGACGACGGCGGAAGCGGTTGTGATCATGACAGTGAGCAATCCTGTTATCGCGCATTTCATCGCATTCTCTCCAGTGGGTTAATCGACCTCGACTGGGTCGAGAGTGATTGGAGTTCGGTCGGCGAGCTCGCCGATCCTGGCGGCATAGTCCTTGAAGTGCGGGGTGTCGCGATGCGCGGCGGCGGCCGCTTCGTCGACATAAAGTTCATCGAGCACGAAGCGGTCGGCATTGGCCTTGTCTCGCCAGATATCCCACCGCAGATTTCCGGGCTCGGCCCGGCTGCGTAGTCGCATTGCCGAGAGAAACGCTCCGAGTTCGGATACCTTGCCTGGGCGCGCGGTCAGGATAGCCACAATTTTCGTGTGAGTGGACATGGTTCATTCCGATCTGGGCGCGAGCTGTCGGCCCCCGTCTGCCAGAGGGCGGGTCGCGACGACACGCCCGGGGTCTTGCTCAGAGACTCACGCCGACTCGTTCAGAGCGGCGAGCAACTGCTTTGCGAGCGGTCCCGCCGACGCGGGATTCTGGCCGGTGATGAGGCGACCATCAACGACAACGTGAGGTTCCCAGTTGGACGTGGACGAGTACTCGGCGCCTTCCGCTCTTAACGCGTCCTCGAGTTCATAGGGCACGTCTTCTCTGGCGTAGTCATATTCCTCTTTCTTCGAGAAGGAGGTGAGCTTCTTGCCGCGCACGAACGGCGTGCCGTCGCCGAGGTCCACTCCGAGCAGAGAGCACGGGCCGTGACAAACGGCGCTCACGAGCTTGCCCGTGCTCCAGGCGCGCACGACAGCCTTCTGGACATCGGCATTCCGTTGGATGTCGACCATCGGCCCGAGGCCGCCGGGGATCAGGATGGCATCGTAATCCGCGGCATCCACCTCGGCCAACTTGCGGCTGTGATTGAGGCGGCGAAAGGCCTTGCTTTCGAGAAATCCCTTCTGAGCAGGGTCCTTCTCGTCGTAGGCGTCGTAGGGCGTCCATCCCCCGGCAGGTGAGGAGAACTCGACTGCGATCCCGGCCTTGTCGAGCTCATCGAAAGGATGAGCGACCTCGGCGAAAAAGAAGCCGGTCTTGCGATTGTGCGGGCCAATCACGGGTGCGTTGGTGACGATGAACAAGACGTGTTTTGTCATGGCTTTCCCCTTGAAAATGATTCAGTCGAGGATTCCGCTTGAAGGCGGCGTCCGCCGTCTCAATGAAGTGGTGACCTTGCACGGATGCGACAGCATCA contains:
- a CDS encoding alpha/beta hydrolase produces the protein MITTASAVVGHAADKPVSIVLVHGAFVDASGWQAVYGILSADGYEVLAVQNPTVTLQGDVDATRQVIARASKPVVLVGHSYGGAVISEAGSLPKVKSLVYLAAFAPEAGESVHDIATVPTPGEDKAPLLPPSDGFLLVDSAKFPTAFAADVDPAKTRFMAESQVPWGLAAVEGKVTAPAWKDKPTYFMVTKNDHMIPPSQQRSMAARAGAKVVEIDSSHAVMLSHPQDVADFIASAAAPAN
- a CDS encoding putative quinol monooxygenase; this translates as MSTHTKIVAILTARPGKVSELGAFLSAMRLRSRAEPGNLRWDIWRDKANADRFVLDELYVDEAAAAAHRDTPHFKDYAARIGELADRTPITLDPVEVD
- a CDS encoding type 1 glutamine amidotransferase domain-containing protein — encoded protein: MTKHVLFIVTNAPVIGPHNRKTGFFFAEVAHPFDELDKAGIAVEFSSPAGGWTPYDAYDEKDPAQKGFLESKAFRRLNHSRKLAEVDAADYDAILIPGGLGPMVDIQRNADVQKAVVRAWSTGKLVSAVCHGPCSLLGVDLGDGTPFVRGKKLTSFSKKEEYDYAREDVPYELEDALRAEGAEYSSTSNWEPHVVVDGRLITGQNPASAGPLAKQLLAALNESA